The genome window GAGGCAGGCGCCCTCGCCGTCGCTGACGAAATCGATGCTGGCAAAGGGATGCTTTATGGCTCGTAGCGCCTCTAGCGCACCCTTGCGCCCGATCCCGGCTAGGCCGACGCCCGCGTGAACACGCACGATGTCAGATGGGCTGAGGCCCGCCTCTTCGATCGCGGCTTCGAAAGCCCTCGTAATGGAAGCCCATGCTTCGGCAATGCCGAGCCGCGTGGTCGCGGGGCCGGATAGTCCCTGGCCCAATACGGCCCCGGCCGCATCCTCGATCCTTGCGCGACAGCCGGTGCCCCCGCCGTCGATGCCGAGAAAGTAGCGGACGTCGTCTGTTTCGCCGCTCATGACGTCAATCGTTCGATATCAGCGCCGCAAAGGCGGAGTTTGCGATCCAACTGCTCGTAACCGCGATCGAGATGATAGACGCGGTTGACGATGGTTTCACCCTTCGACACCAGCGCCGCCAACACCAGAGAGACGGAGGCGCGCAGATCGGTCGCCATGACCTGCGCCCCTCGAAGAGGTGCGCCGCCGCGGACCAGCGCCGTGGTGCCCTGCAGCGTGATGTTGGCGCCGAGACGCATCAATTCCGGCACGTGCATGAAGCGGTTTTCGAACACCGTTTCGCGGATCAGCGAGGCGCCTTCGGCGCAGCAGGCGAGCGCCATGAACTGCGCCTGCAGGTCTGTGGGAAAGCCAGGATAGGGTTCCGTAGTGATATCGGCGCCCTTCAGCGGGCCATCCCTCGAAACCACCAGGCCGCGATCGCTTGGCCAGACGCTGACGCCCATGGCTTCCAGCACCTGCACGACGGAAGCGAGATTCTCCAGCCGGGCGTGAATCAGTTCAAGCTGGCCGCCGGTGATGGCGGCCGCGACGGCATAGGTGCCGGCCTCGATCCGGTCGGATATCCCATGATGCCGGGCAGGCTGCCAATTCGTGCTGCCCTCTATCAGGATGCGATGCGTACCTGCGCCCTCGATCCGGGCACCCATGGCTGTAAGGCAGGCGACGAGATCGGCCACTTCAGGCTCGCGCGCTGCGTTCAAGATTTCCGTCTCGCCCTTGGCAGCACATGCCGCCATCATCGCCGTCTCGGTCGCGCCGACGGAAGGGGAGCTCAAAACGATACGTGCGCCCTTCAACCCGCCAGGGGCCGATGCGACGATCAGACCGTTCTCGATCGCGATATCAGCGCCAAGCGTTGCCAGGGCCTTGATATGCATGTCGACCGGCCGTGCACCGATGGCGCAGCCACCAGGCAGGGAGACGCGGGCGTGTCCGAAGCGAGCCAGCAGCGGCGCAAGCACCAACACCGTCGCCCGCATGCGCCTCACCGTGTCGTAGGAGGTCTCCTTGGAGACGATGGCGCTGGGATCGATGGTGGTTCCGTGTGCCGTACGGGTCACAACCGCTCCATGGAGGGCAACGACGCCGAGCATGTTCTCGACATCGGTCACGGCGGGTAGGTTCGTCAGTTCCAGCGGATGCGGACTGAGTAGCGCCGCCGCGATCTGCGGCAAGGCGGCGTTCTTGGCGCCGGAAATCGTCACAGCGCCCTGCAACCTGTTTCCGCCTGATATCCGCAACCTATCCATGAGATGAAACCCGTCGAAGAGAGGGGCGAAAGGAGCATGCGCCATCCCGTCTGTTTCCGGTTCAAGATTATTCATCCATTCCGCCATGTCAATGCGGAGTGGAATTTTTTATTCCTCCCATTTGTGCTAACGTCAGCGGCCGACGGAGTGAAAGCATGGTTGCCCACCCTCAGTCGGATGATATCTTGTGAAGCGATTGTGTCGACGCGTGAACTGGCCTCCACGGCCTGAAGGGGCGGATGTCTATCTTAAAGAAAATCAGCGCGAAGCTCGAAGGCATGGCGCCGGCCGATCGCCAGATCGGGCAATTCATCGTCGAAAATCCGGATCAGATGCTGCGGCTCTCTTCGGCGGCCCTCGCCGCCGAGACCGGCCGCAGCCAATCGAGCGTCGTCAAGTTCAGCCAGAAACTCGGCTATGCCGGTTATCAGGAACTGAAACTCGCCGTCAGCGAGGCCAAGGCGCAGGAATGGCAAGCCCCGGCGGGCATGATCCACGGAACTATCGAAGTCGATGACGGCTATCTGACGATCCTGCAGAAATTGCTCGGCAGCAAGCTGCAGGCCATGCAGCAGACGATCGCCGTCAACAATGAACTCGATATCGGCAAGGCGCTGAAAGCGCTCTACGAAGCCCGCCGCATTCATCTCGCCGGTGTCGGCGCATCCTCGCTGGTCGCTCGAGACTTTTCCTATAAGCTTATGAAACTCGGGCGAAATGTCCTGCACGACAGCGACAGCCATGTACAGATGGCCAATGCTTCCACACTCGGCCCCGACGACCTGCTATTCGCCCTCTCCTATTCCGGCACCAGCATCGAGACTCTCCGGATCGCCGAACTCGCCAGCCAGCGAAATGCCGTCGTCAT of Rhizobium sp. NXC24 contains these proteins:
- a CDS encoding MurR/RpiR family transcriptional regulator — its product is MSILKKISAKLEGMAPADRQIGQFIVENPDQMLRLSSAALAAETGRSQSSVVKFSQKLGYAGYQELKLAVSEAKAQEWQAPAGMIHGTIEVDDGYLTILQKLLGSKLQAMQQTIAVNNELDIGKALKALYEARRIHLAGVGASSLVARDFSYKLMKLGRNVLHDSDSHVQMANASTLGPDDLLFALSYSGTSIETLRIAELASQRNAVVIAVTGLQDNPLAHVADIRLYTVGDEDRVRSSAITARDAQLMLTDLLFILLVQRQPDANDYVHNSEAAVSVLKAKQLS
- the murA gene encoding UDP-N-acetylglucosamine 1-carboxyvinyltransferase; its protein translation is MDRLRISGGNRLQGAVTISGAKNAALPQIAAALLSPHPLELTNLPAVTDVENMLGVVALHGAVVTRTAHGTTIDPSAIVSKETSYDTVRRMRATVLVLAPLLARFGHARVSLPGGCAIGARPVDMHIKALATLGADIAIENGLIVASAPGGLKGARIVLSSPSVGATETAMMAACAAKGETEILNAAREPEVADLVACLTAMGARIEGAGTHRILIEGSTNWQPARHHGISDRIEAGTYAVAAAITGGQLELIHARLENLASVVQVLEAMGVSVWPSDRGLVVSRDGPLKGADITTEPYPGFPTDLQAQFMALACCAEGASLIRETVFENRFMHVPELMRLGANITLQGTTALVRGGAPLRGAQVMATDLRASVSLVLAALVSKGETIVNRVYHLDRGYEQLDRKLRLCGADIERLTS